GCAGTAAAAGGTTCCATGATTGTTTTTGGAACTTATTTTATTCAATCAAATCAATTAACAGTTGAATCTGTGTTTGGAGGAGTCGTTGTGGGTGTATTATCCTCGTTGGTTCTTTTTATTGCCTCTTTTCCTGATCATGATGCTGACAAATCAAAAGGAAGAAAAACTTTGGTCATTGCAATTGGAAAACAAAAAGCAACAAAGATTTTTTGGTTATTTCCTATTATTTCGTATTCTTTGATTTTATTTGGCGTTTTTTTGGGGTTCTTCCCTATCTTTTCTCTGATGACATTCTTGAGCATTCCTTTGTTGATTAAAGGGGGGTTAGGATTGAAACAAAATTATGATTCAGTTGATGACTTGGTTCCTTTTATGGGTGCCACATTGATGTTTAGTAGGATTACTGGGGCATTGTTTGTATTGAGTTTCTTAATATCTTCTTTGATCTAGAAATAAATGATGTAATGTACTACTTTTTACATGATTTCTGGATTTGCCACTTCTGAAGGTACAAAAAGATTTGCAGAAAACTCTGATGCATTAATATCGAATTTTAAAACAATTGATTCACTAACATTGTCTAATGTTGGAATGGGAACGTACCTTGGCAATGCTGATGATAATACTGACACTCTTGTAAAAAATGCATTAAAAAAATCTATCTTGTCTGGAATTAATGTTGTTGACACTGCCATTAATTACAGGGCACAAAAAGCAGAACGTGCAGTAGGAAAGGCGATCTCTGAACTAATACAAGAAAAAAAAATTTCACGTGATCAAATTTTTGTAAGTACTAAAAACGGATATGTCACAAATGACGCTGACATAAAACAAGATTTTTGGGAATATGTAAAAAATGAGTATGCCTCAAAAGGTGTTATAAAAGAAGGAGACATAACATCTGGATATCATTGTATGACGATACCTTATCTTGAAGATCAACTTAATCGTAGTATGAAGAATTTAGGCCTTGATTGCATTGATTTAATGTATCTACATAATGCTGTGGAAGGACAGATAAAAGACACATCGAAGGCAAATTTTTTAGAAAATCTAA
Above is a window of Nitrosopumilus sp. K4 DNA encoding:
- a CDS encoding prenyltransferase, whose protein sequence is MNLSVWFRVIRIRFLLASVIAVSVGLAINWWQNSTIGIFEATLTFGGVMALHASVDLLNDYWDYKRGIDTKTKRTKMSGGTGVLPEGLLKPTSVYRAGIAFLIIGSAIGGFFVITDGIVIAIILAFAILSIYFYSTKIVDSGLAEFFVAVKGSMIVFGTYFIQSNQLTVESVFGGVVVGVLSSLVLFIASFPDHDADKSKGRKTLVIAIGKQKATKIFWLFPIISYSLILFGVFLGFFPIFSLMTFLSIPLLIKGGLGLKQNYDSVDDLVPFMGATLMFSRITGALFVLSFLISSLI
- a CDS encoding aldo/keto reductase encodes the protein MISGFATSEGTKRFAENSDALISNFKTIDSLTLSNVGMGTYLGNADDNTDTLVKNALKKSILSGINVVDTAINYRAQKAERAVGKAISELIQEKKISRDQIFVSTKNGYVTNDADIKQDFWEYVKNEYASKGVIKEGDITSGYHCMTIPYLEDQLNRSMKNLGLDCIDLMYLHNAVEGQIKDTSKANFLENLKNSFEFFERKRDEGKIRYYGMATWECFRVSSDNPQYLSLKETFDMAKDIGGEHHGFKFIQLPYNLYYDQALLAKNQLFDGEKISILESAHRLGIGVFTSVPLMQGRLLNPGVMPEFYNLKSSLRALQFIRSSPGVLSPLVGHKSPEHVSENLEVMKIPPIPEDEFLALVKKLTS